In the genome of Amphiura filiformis chromosome 11, Afil_fr2py, whole genome shotgun sequence, the window TAAGTGTATTGAACACATGTGACACTCTGTACCGCGGAAAATGGGGAACTCAAGTCTGAACTAAGACTAACATGGAATTAGTtgtgccatactgcagttactgtccgttttcctatacacaatacacagtgctctttcccattgacgcgtgacctctacaaatagcctacgttaaaagtatggggatatgcctagttaacgtcgctgtgtgaaaaataaccggccaatattaaaagtactcttctaaagttctagaaaatatagttttgtaacatgtcctaaatttttagctaatttagatttttggaaatatgcgtactttggtgttttagttaatgttataggtaatagtacattgcctagttaacgtcgctgtgtgaaaaataaccggccaatattaaaagtactcttctaaaattctagacaatatagttttgtaacatgtcctaaatttttagctaatttagatgtttggaaatatgcgtactttggtgttttaggaaggatatgtaaacgacaaataacaccaaaaatatgaggaaattatttccaaaccgtgttaagtctgcaaaccaccatgtttctcattttcaagaacgctggttaacaataagcacgtattgtctcatttcgtaaacaaagaccacacacaattgttctctagcgctcgctttataatcgttcacccaactgaaagtataatcccagctcattgctccattgtacgtgtaaagcagacacatatgttgtgtgtatttaaccatagaagatatgatttaatcagttaagctgttttcaatgagtgttatcttggtttaatagcttttaatggggtttaagtcctgcaaaggtcgagttaaattctactgtagacatgactgcatcatgcgttGTTGGCACAATATCCTTTAAGATGTAGATAATCAGTTTAGTGTGTCTAAGATCTTTCATATCCTACAACATTGCTCGCAGCAAAGCTTCATAAAAAGATGACCTACTTACAAAATGATGTTATTCTTCACATTATCTGTTGCATCAAAATAATACAGATTATTTTGTGAGATTTTCAATTGGGTACAATACTTCCAAGAACGATTGCTAACATTCAAAATAAGGATGGCAGTTTTTTACTTGCTTGTACTGTGACTATGATgatgtatcaaaatgtttatagagGAACAGGCAAAGACCACAAATGATATACTGcatttaaatatctttttttttttaaatttacgataACGTATCATGCTTTGGGAAATTCTTTGTTATTCCTCATCTCGACAGTTGTTCATGCGGTACTTTATTGGTGCAAACCAATAAAGTaaagtttatttaaaataaatgttacGAAAAAAGATAAGATTACCATTATTTGCAATGATTTTAAGGGCAATGAAGTtactatatattttgttatgaaaGGCGAACAAAGAAGTGACATTTGAAGCTTGAATTTACAAAAGCAAGCAAAACAAACAACTGCAGGTCAAATGCACAGGATAAAGAAACATCAGAAAGGCATGTAACCAGcctagtgttgaaaacatggagaGAGTTTAGTTTCATGTTCAACCTCTTTAGAATTATCCTTTGTCATAACTGTTGGTAAAATTGATTGCAGAAAAGGGTGTGATTAACTAAAAACATACTTAAAACAATATATAGAACTCTTATCCTCTGCTAGAAGACTTGTAAACTCCTTAAACTGATCCAAAGTGCAGCAAGCGCTATGATCTAAATTCACTGACAAATGTAACTGTATgttctttttcttatttcttatgtTTAATTATTGCAGTTATAGTAGACACAAACCAATGGTATCACAAGACCACGATTCATCCTGGAGAAATCAGCATCACTATTGGATCTGAATATGATTGAAATATGTATTACATAAGGACTGGATGAATGAGCTCATGTACCTACAAAAAATGAAGACGAATCTCATGACACTAATAATTCAGGGGTTCCCAACTGGCGGTTGTGTGGTTGGCCCTTGAACAGCTCTGAAATGCACAGTAAAAATAGCAAACCAAGGGGTttctttgaaatgattttgacACTCCGTGGACCATGAGCAAATAATATTATAGtcattataaatgatttcatttgaacaaaatcaaaatataactcacgattgacggtttcgcctatcatggtcgataggcatcatcagaatgatggttgttgatccttacttccggttggacgaatcccggccgacgagggtgttttatcagccaggagaggatcatacacgtgactaaggaagtgggcccctcgtctctgttcatgcgTTCGGGCCTCttctcctgatccaaatggattctttgattcttCTTGTATTTGCATCGCACTCTTTGCACAAGATCTtagcattgtcccaattgatgacatggtttTGCTGGACCGCATGGTCCGCAATGGCGGACTTAGACTGTTCACTCGCTGATTGTTTGCGAGATTGTCGGGTATAGTTGGTTTTGGTCTTTGGCACCCTAGCCGTTTCTTTTTGGTGCTCATTCAGTCTAGTTTCAAATTTGCGACCCGTCTCCCCCACGTAGGAGTGTTTACAGTTAGTGCATGGGATCTCATATACGCAGTCGGTGGTACTGAGAGGGTCAACTTTGTCTTTAGGATGCACTAGCATTTTACGGAGAGTGGTGTTCGGTTTCATGGCTGTCGCTATACCATGCTTTCTGAAGATTCGATTGGCTTTCTCTGCGAGTCCCTCTACGTACGGGATCACAACAAGTCCCTTTGTCTGATTTGCACTGTCTTTCTTGGTGTTAGATTTGCTCTGACTCTGTTTTTTCACCATTTTATCTTTGACTTGTTTGAAAGTCCAACCAGGGTAGCCACAGCGCCCGAGCGCCTGCTTGATATTTTCTTCTTCCTGCTTCTTATCCTCCTCTTCCGTAACTATGCTATTCATTCTATCAAGGAGCGTGCGGACAACACCCAGTTTATGGTGGATGGGGTGGTGGGACTCAAAGTTAAGGTACTGGTTGGTGTGGGTGACCTTCCTGTATACTAACAACTTAACCGAGCCATCCGCTTTCCGAACAATTAAAGTGTCCAAAAATGGAATTGTGCCTTCGTGTTCTTTCTCATAAGTGAACTTTATGCTTCCTGTAGGGTCGCTTTGATTGAGGTGGTCGGTGAGATTGTCTACCTGATCTTTTTTAACAATCTCTAATATGTCATCGACATATTTCTTCCAAAGGGTAGGTCTATAATCCAATGGCGCCGATGCCAGagcttgttgctcaagaaattctAAATAAAGGTTAGCCACCAACGGGGAGACGGGGCTTCCCATAGCTGCACCGAACCGCTGTTTGTATATCTTTCCGCGGAACAAGAAATATGTCGTGGTGAGCACAAAGCGTAATAATTCTATCACATCGGTAGCCGTTAGCAGAGTTCTATTTTTAAGAGTCTTATCATTCTCAAGCCGAGATTTAATCACTTCCAGCGATTTATCTATGGGTGTGTTCGTAAATAACGAGACAACATCATGGGAGTTAAAAATCTCCCCCTCTTCGATAAACACTTCTGCCATACTTTCCGCAAGGTGCTTAGAATTACGAACATGGTGTTCTGTACCTCCTACAAGGGGACCTAAAATGTCTGCTAGTGCTCGAGATGTCTGGTAACCTATAGTGCCAGTGTAATCCACGATCGGACGGACCTTATTGCCTGGCTTATGAATTTTCGGGGTTCCGTAAATTCTAGGTATGTTTTCAGCTGTCGGATAGAGGAGCTCATATTGTGATCTTGTAATTTTTTCCTCTTTCTTGAGTCTACTAAGCATGGAAACTAGCTCTCTCTTATACCATTGGGTAGGGTCAGAGGAAAGTTGTTCATATGTTTTTTCATCATTTAACAACGCAGATATTTTTTCTTCTTACTCCGACACCTCCATGATAACAGTGGCTTTACCTTTATCTGCAGGTAATACAAGCACCGATTTTTCATTCTGAAGCTCACTAATAGCGCGTCTTTCGTCCCTAGTGATGTTTGATTTAGGGGGTTTAGAACTACGCATGGCACCGGCCATTTCTGATCTAAGTAAAGTGGCCTCATTATAAGGTAACTTACGGCATGCTTGCTCTGTAGCCACGATGTAGTCCTCATATGGAAGCTTCACCGGCGACGGCGCAAAATTGAGGCCTTTCGCTAGCACACTCTCCTGCGGCTTCTTCAACTGTTCTCCTTCTAATTCTACATTATCGGGTGTATTCCTTCTCTTCTTCGCTTGATATCGCTGTTGTAATCGTTCCAACTTCTGTGTatggcgacattttgttttgcaaaattcGCTCTCCGACTTCCGGTTCACATGATCGGTCACATGATCAACTAAGTCGCTAGGTAACCGAGGAAACAATTCCGATTCTACTCGCGATTTCTCTTCTTTTAGCGACTCTAATTTGTTGTTAATTAAGCGGATACGTTCACGAACAAGTTGTTGTTTAGCTTTATCTACGATCTCTCTCGCTTTTACCGTATTTATTGGGCACTTTAACTGTAAACTCCGGGGAGTGATGTGCAATTCCTTACAACGGAGATTGAATACAAGATGATTTCTGTGTCGAGCGATTTTCTTGCCGACTCCCcccacttccttagtcacgtgtatgatcctctcctggctgataaaacaccctcgtcggccgggattcgtccaaccggaagtaaggatcaacaaccatcattctgatgatgcctatcgaccatgataggcgaaaccgtcaatcgtgagttatattttggttttgttcaaatgaaatcatttataatgtttaccaacaaacctgatgaatctatttagtaatattatagtCAATAACCCCTGCACAAATTATCCATCCTGCAAAAATCTCTATTGGATGCGACTGGAATAGGTATGAGATAATATGAAATGATGAAGGACACCCTTCACCTGCAAGTAATGACGGAGCGTAATTATTATGACACAGGTTATGATATGAAATGATGAAGGACTCCCTTTACCTGCAAGTAATGAAGGAACATGATTATTATGACACAAGATATTCATCCTGCAGAAATCAGCACCTCTATTGGATCGAAATGTAAATTGACTTCATATACCTTCCGGTCAATGAAAGAACACCATCTTATGATACAAATTATGCATCCTAGAGAAATCAGCATCACTATTATGATCTGAATGTGACTGAAATAGGTATGGGATGGTATGAAATGATGAAGAATTTCCTTCATCTGCATGTGATGAAGGAGCATCGTATGACACAAATTCCTCATTCTGTAGAACTAAGAATCATTATTGGGTCTAAAGATGACTAAAATATGTATGAGACGTTACTGACAGGATGACTTCAATCACCTGCATGTAATGAAGGAACACCATCTTATGACACAAATTATTCATCCTAGAGAAATCAGTATCTCTATTGGATCTGACTGAAATATATAGGTATGAGATGGTATGAAACGATGAAGGACTTCATTCATCtgcattaaatgaaagagcatcTTATAagatagtgccgtactattacgctgcctttcgtattcgccgaggaggacaatttcgacctcctcgtttgtttacaaacagagatgtAGACAtaagggcctgtcaaaactgttccgcttgtccaaatactcaagtatcaaaaggatggttcacaatagagtgattcatgcAACATGAATAAGGGATTAAAacactgtgaagtaggaccatgcgCTTCTttccaatttggcatcaagatttcgaatggaaacagttcagacccagaagacgatcatgtcagaaattaatataattttgttctgggtctgattatttatttattatgactaCTTAtaagacatatgtgatgcgaccaagcaaaatcagtcggaactctgaaatattaaagtttcagtttcttataggatagtgtcacggaggtataagtgcgttagtgttatagacctgatggggaagtcctcttttggtctatacgctagcgcgctcgcctcttaaacccagggtcgtgggttcgagtcccggcaggaccggaagtggctcgaggaggcgcaggatatttccgtgaggggtttgtgacataaatggtggcagcggtggtccctggtgtttcttaacaccagggggatcacccatcggaaagggttaggcgttcataaaaatggctggccgagtatgccttgtatcaaggacgaccagtctggccgagtatgccttgtatcaaggacgaccagtttaaacagaggaagtaaggcgcgaggacgcgccttacgaggagggggagcatgtcacggaggtataagtgcgttagtgttatagacctgatggggaagtcctcttttggtctatacgctagcgcgctcgcctcttaaacccagggtcgtgggttcgagtcccggcaggaccggaagtggctcgaggaggcgcaggatatttccgtgaggggtttgtgacaatagtaaaaagcatttacaaagctgaattttacacagaaccccattgaaattgaacaactagttccaaagatatgagcaattaaatagTTTCAAAAACAACAGGAAGCAAAGGCAATTAAATAGTTTCAAAAACAACAGGAAGCAAAggatctcaaaatcagtatttacgagttccgactgattttacctGATTCTTCCTCCTGTCGAAATTAACACCACTATTGGGTATAATTATGACTCACTTAAGGTTCAAGATATTTGACCTATTATAAATAATAGATGTGACATTATACAATATCCGTCTATATTACATAATAGGGTATGAGATGCTGTAAGAGGATGACCATCTGCATCAAATCTCAGTAAACAGATGTATTTGTAGGATTGTACattaaataattcaaatattttgctgggcaaatccaataaaaaagtaactcactactttagctttcgccatctgagCTGACGGCTTGGTCACAAgtgtcttggtccactgcttttcccgcgaaacttcttgttgacatttcccggaagtgatgttgttttttgttttgagcagttaATCGAATACGTGATCGAGAGAGACGATACCTTGGTCGCGTTTGATTGCTTTTGCCCCCATTTTGCGGATTTGGATAGCTTCCCTTATTCTTCTGGTGAATGCGTTCGAGTCCCTGTCAAGTACTTTTGCCCCTTCCCATTCGATGACGTGGTTTTCGTGAGCGATGTGGTCCGTAATGGCTGATTTGTGTTTTTCAGAAGTTGATTCTTTTCTGTTTGCTCTTGTGAATTTTCTTTCGGCTATTGTTTCAGAGTCTTTCTTGTGTTCTTTGAGCCTTGTACCAAACAGTCTTTCTGTCTCCCCTACGTAGGACTTGTCGCATCCTTTACACGGGATATTATAGACAACGTCACTTGTCTGCTCTATGTCCTTCTTGTCATTCAGGTGGACTAGCAAGCTTTTTAGCGGGTTGGTAGGCCGCATCGCCGGGGAGATGTTGTGCTTTTTTAATATTCTTTGAAGCCTCTCTGCCAAGCCTTCTACGTAGGGTATGACCACCATTCCTTTTGATGGTGTGTCGTCCTTCTTTTTCTCTCTCGCTTTCGGTTGTTTGTCCTTCATTTGCtgtttccaaagaacattttggATAGCCACACTTTGCTAGCGCTGTTCTGATCTTTGTTTCCTCCTCTTTCTTGTCTTCCTCAATCTGTCAATATGTTATCCATCCTATCCATTAGAGTCCGAATGACCCCAAGATATTTGGTGAAGGAGGTGCTGCGACTGAAAATTTAGATACCGGTCCGTATGCTTTTTTTTTTGGCGTAAACCAGCAGCTTTGCGGACGATTGATATGTCCAGAAAAGGGATTTTACCCTGATCCTCCTCTTCAAAGTTGAACTTAATATTCCCAGTCGGGTCGACGGAATTTAGATGGTCAGTGAGCTTTTGAGTACTATCCTTCTGTATGATCTCCAGCACATCATCAACATATCTTTTTGGTTTACAATCAAGGGTCGATATGGCAACTGCTTCCTTCTCTAACCACTCCATGAACAAATTGGCGACGATAGCACTGACTGGGCTGCCCATCGCAGCGCCAAAAATTTGGCGTTAGATCTGTCCCCGAAACTGACATATGTTGTGGTGAGTACGAAGCTGAGAAGTTGGATGAGGTCATCAGCATTCAGTTTGGTTCTGTCCTTCAGAGTGTTGTCACTTTCAAGCCTGGTTTTAATGACGTCCAGTGATTTGTCAATTGGGGTGTTCGTGAAGAGCGATACGACGTCATGGGAGTTCAAAATATCACCACCATCTATCATCACGGCTGTCATCTAAGGCTTTGGAATTTACCAGATGATGTTCAGAGGTACCGACTAAAGGAGCGAGAATTTCAGCGAGAGCTTTGGAAATCTGATATGCAATAGAGCCGGTGTAGTCAACTATTGGTCTGATTGGATTACCAGGTTTGTGTATCTTGGTAGTGCAATACATGCTAGTCGTATTCTCTGCTGATCTTGTTCTCAGTCTTAAGCCTCTTTAAAATCTTTACTTAGCTTCTCGTATGTATTTTGATCACTAACATCTGCATCAAAATTGAATCTCAATGTGATATGATGAATGAATTCATTTGCCAGCATGAAATGAATGACCATCTAATGGCACGCATTTGTCTCCATGCGTCAGTAttcatgataaaaataagaaaaataaatttgTTCCAAATATGAAATACAAATACAGGACCATATTATCATTGTAAAACAGAAATGTTAAagtttaacaaatatttttttattccggGGTACAAAAAtgagaatattaaaaaaaaaaaaaaaaacaacaacaacaaaaaacaacaacaaacaaacaaacaaacaaacaaacaaacaaacaaacaaacaagcaaacgaACGAACAAACGAACAAAGCCATAAAGAAACATCgtacaataaaattaaaaaaaataaaaggttaaATTAAGAACAAGTTGAATGAATGATTAGAGCATAACCAAAGCGAACTTTCAGTTTCAGGACCCAAGGTAATCAATGAAACGAACAATTATatacatatacagcctgtctcaaaaaaaattgtgcaagtgaaaagtgccctctctggcaattagaaaataccgttgtgaaataatgcttacatcaacgtcaaggatgcagtcttagctctcagatgccgtttgttctgttcaatttgcttgttttaatctcgagatatgtttagttaaagacgaaatggtaaaatcacaattgtgccacttttactatggaagagggctttacatgtaacagtgatagcatcaagtttatcaagagttccttcatgaaatcaaaagaatacacaatacagaaagttttttactgtttttactgttttatcatgatgcaggaatgacgattctctttttccacttaaaagagattaaaagataaataaatatttcacattctgttgtaaaaatggatttcacattctgctgttttgcatgtgcatgtcaatgattttatcatggtaaatactgttctctttaatagtcgcttaagggggtactacacccctcgataaatttgtgtctatttttgcatttttctcaaaaactaataacacagtggtaacaaaagttgcgtatattataggggcaaggaatccaattactatactgaaatttcagtgacccatgacaagcggttcgttatttatgataagaaaagaggtaccgctaggatgtacctcatttccaatcatatatactgaaccgcttgccttgaatcactgaattttcagtgaagtaattggattccttgccccaataatatacataacttttgttaccagtgtgttattatttgttgagaaaaaatgcaaaaatagtcacaaatttaccacaggggtgtagtacccccttaagacatgttaaaagacaagcaaatattgcgcacttatacatgttataggttaatgaacgcatattacttgttgggagagatattagacaaaatagtgctgatgttgatgcgtttaatgcgtgcgccccgaaagggggagtgcattagacgcatcaacatcagctatcattgatttacagctctcttccctagtaaaagtagcacaattgtgattttaccctttctttgttaaataaacatatctcgaaattggaacaagcaaattgaacagaacaaacggcatctgagagctaagactgcgcccgtaacattgatgtaaacattatatcacaacagtattttgtaattgccaaagagggcgcttttcacttgcacatttttttttgagacaggctgtatgtataTTAGGAGCCAGTGGCACCTAACCCTACCATATGCTCACTTTTTAAATACTCCGAGACACGCTAAACTTCGAGAACTGCTAAAACCAGCCGTCAATGGGTTTTAGCCGTTCTAAGAGTATAGCCACAGTATAGCGAATTTAAAAAACGGCCATGTGGTAGGATTACAGCATGCTACCATCAGAGATTATAAAAACCATGTCCATTTTTACACAAACATTTCAAAACTAAATCCTACTTTAACTAAACTCTCTTAACCTTTAAAAAGGTAATTTGGGAGTCGTCAAACAGTGTCAGATGGGATATGATCTGGACCTTTTCTGATGATATGGCACTACTGGCACTACTAAATCTTTACTACAGAGTAAGTCTTTACTGAAGATGACACCAACTCTGTTGCTCTCCACTTAAATGCAGGGAAAACAGTGACTCTTCTTGTGAATATTGCCATGACATCCAATGTCCAGACCCTTGACGGCACTGAACTTGAGAAGATTCCATGTACCTTGGTACTTCTATATCTGGTCGTTTCAAGACTTGCAATGCATAAAAGTTCAAGCATGTTCAACTTGTAACAAACTAGAGAAGATCTGGAAGACTAAACTTAACATAATTACCAAAATCAAGTTCATCAGAGCATGCGTTGAAAGTATACTTGTCTACAGAACTTAGACTTGGAACCCAAACATTTTACTAAATGGctgttaaaataaataaataaaaaagccaGTGATATATAGTGAACTACGCACAGGTACAACGcccagacgttgatccacaagcctcagcacactttacaggttatcgttgaccactacggccccagaaactatttaacaacaacacatggactttgcagcttcaagagcgcacactctagacattccacaaatgaccttcgcaaccaggatcagcttcgtacgagttacaacgagacaattagcattaagttccttgtccatgcgattttcaagctaactcaatttttacacgagagcgtactaaaccaccgcGTTTTTCCACGAGTGCGTATACCCATATCCTGCGATGAATGCTAAGTTACATCAGTTGGCAGAATCATATTCGGAATAGTGAAATATAATGATATTCCACCGTTGACAGAAACCATCAAGGGAGACACCCATTTTTATGGGCTCCTCCTGGAGGACAACCATGTCAAGGAAATTCAATTACCCTGACACTATCACATTGATATTGGACTAGAGGCTTGTGAAATTAAACAGCTCATGAATGATAAAGCAACCTGGTACCATTTTGTATCAGACGCAACATGCAACAATGCAAAATTCCCTCTATCTGTATTAATTTTAAACATCCTTATTAAATACAATTCTtcaagggctggggtatgaacgtttggacagtattttttgtgggtcatttgtattatatcgcgaatttcaaaaaatcaaaattatttgatatcagaaggacatccctcctattcagaattcaatcgatatgtctgatgtgctctcatgtcccacaaaaaatactgtcgaaacgttcataccagagcccttaaggcaTCTATATAAACTTTTTTACTTAGTATACCCTTAATCATAATTAAAACCATACCCTTACTATTAAAATGTACCATTGAGTCGTAAATCACACGTGTTACATAAAACCTATTaatgagaaagaaagaatgaaaaaaaggacagaaaaaaaaacaccagcgGATTAGCGGTGATACATTAGCCGGTCTTTTCCAGATGTCACGAACTGGCTGTGATAGACCTGGGTGTGTACCTGGCCAGGACATAAACGTAGCACCATGGATCTGAATCATGATCTGAGTAAGTTGCCAAAAGCATGCAAACTGATATCTCATGAAAACACACCCGGTGTTGCAGACTGATGAGCGCCACCAATTTTTCAGAATAATATGGACATGACTCAAAAGTAAGATAGAGGGCGAATTGATGCCGTCAATAATGgacaggcggcgtaggaagcgcaacacgtgacgtacgaggctggcgaagatacagggctgacagccccattcaaaatacacggttagcaattacaaatggaaaattaacatacttgcagtgtggtacgtcgtcgtaccccgacggttttagagtaagataattttgcttttgcaccacataacaaatttagaattgtttgtgaagatttcatgattatgtgttaatccaatggcgacctcaaaaatgccgatatcgcatccaccatcatctgtaaTGGACTTATTTGTTGTTTACCAAGGTTAGTCCGTATGAGACAAACTCACACGCTTAGGTGGTCATGTGGTCAAGACATATTAAAAGCATAATGTCCTTCatagttaaggttattaattattttaaactgttgtgatttggtagttcacagcatcttacgaatggtagtgagctttggcaaaaactgcattgctcaattcatagcgagcgtgtagaagaattaaaatatcacagatatacttttataggtgctgcggttcttgagttacgttgtaaagagggctgaaacaacaacacttttgtaaaacgtacataactaattaacagcaataaattaagcaagtttgcaaagtatacgatttgtagaatgaacttttgcaaaacatcaaggtgttaattttcaataatatattgacctagataatgaaaatcgatttttaggttgcttcgaccaacaatacttcgtctacccttaatgaaaGAAAggtcactcccaacaatcaatataaatacactctaaattacaaggatttaaaaaataaatcataatataaagaaaattaaagtaaattaaattaaacttcaacattacttgtttattttcgcttaccgggagcgctttcgaggaacttcctcgacTTCCTTGTTggctctgatgtatttcttggaaatggctagagaccaacctgatcatgtGACATCACACTCGATGATGTCACAGAAGTAGGAAAAGTCCtgcccctggtgccgctgggtttgatcaggttgtcccacacaggatctaATTCCAATCCTGTGTGACGGTTAAGTGAAGGGCTTTGTTTCTTGATCTGGATGGCTTCCATGACCCTCCTGGGAaagtcttttgtttctttctccagtACTTTCACGTTGTCCCAGTCTATTTGGTGCGTGTTCTTACTCGCTTTTACTCGTTCTTGTACGGCTGAT includes:
- the LOC140164182 gene encoding uncharacterized protein, which codes for MLSRLKKEEKITRSQYELLYPTAENIPRIYGTPKIHKPGNKVRPIVDYTGTIGYQTSRALADILGPLVGGTEHHVRNSKHLAESMAEVFIEEGEIFNSHDVVSLFTNTPIDKSLEVIKSRLENDKTLKNRTLLTATDVIELLRFVLTTTYFLFRGKIYKQRFGAAMGSPVSPLVANLYLEFLEQQALASAPLDYRPTLWKKYVDDILEIVKKDQVDNLTDHLNQSDPTGSIKFTYEKEHEGTIPFLDTLIVRKADGSVKLLVYRKVTHTNQYLNFESHHPIHHKLGVVRTLLDRMNSIVTEEEDKKQEEENIKQALGRCGYPGWTFKQVKDKMVKKQSQSKSNTKKDSANQTKGLVVIPYVEGLAEKANRIFRKHGIATAMKPNTTLRKMLVHPKDKVDPLSTTDCVYEIPCTNCKHSYVGETGRKFETRLNEHQKETARVPKTKTNYTRQSRKQSASEQSKSAIADHAVQQNHVINWDNAKILCKECDANTRRIKESIWIRRRGPNA